A region of Subdoligranulum variabile DNA encodes the following proteins:
- the bcp gene encoding thioredoxin-dependent thiol peroxidase, which yields MLEVGTKAPDFTLSDQNGKEVSLADFLGKYVVLYFYPRDNTPGCTRQACAFTQNFEGFQSSDVVVIGISKDSVASHLKFAQKYNLPFLLLSDPERKAIESYGVWQEKKLYGKVSMGVVRSTYIIDPQGNIEKVMPKVKPDTNAAEILEYFKGKK from the coding sequence ATGTTGGAAGTTGGTACAAAAGCGCCAGATTTTACCTTGTCGGATCAAAACGGCAAGGAGGTAAGCCTGGCCGATTTCTTGGGTAAGTATGTGGTCTTGTATTTTTATCCTCGGGACAATACGCCGGGGTGCACTCGTCAGGCCTGCGCATTCACACAGAATTTTGAAGGATTTCAAAGCAGCGATGTTGTCGTCATTGGTATCAGCAAAGACTCTGTAGCGTCCCACCTCAAATTTGCACAAAAATATAACCTGCCATTCCTACTGCTTTCGGATCCTGAACGAAAAGCGATTGAATCTTACGGTGTCTGGCAAGAGAAAAAACTCTATGGCAAGGTCAGCATGGGGGTAGTGCGCTCGACCTATATCATCGATCCGCAGGGAAATATCGAAAAGGTAATGCCTAAAGTGAAACCCGATACCAACGCTGCTGAAATTCTGGAATATTTTAAAGGGAAAAAATAA